The proteins below are encoded in one region of Microbispora sp. NBC_01189:
- a CDS encoding bifunctional cytidylyltransferase/SDR family oxidoreductase translates to MIAESRLRRVGVVLAGGVGQRVGLNTPKQLLKIAGKTILEHTLDVFDGHPEIDEVIVAMTPGFVPDAEELVRRGGYAKVSRVLEGGASRTETTWRALSALGERECDVLLHDAVRPLIEPRVISECVAALGRYEAVEVAIPSSDTIVVAAPGPRGEIIRDIPDRSRLRRGQTPQCFRLSVIRAAYERALADPEFPSLPTTDDCGVVLRYLPDVPIYIVPGSERNMKVTHPVDVYLADKLFQLAENTAPALTDEQYRAGLEGRTVVVFGGSYGIGADVVTLARGYGASVHSFSRSENGVRVEDAAAVEDALARVYAATGRIDHVVNTAGVLHMGRLGEAGQHTIEETIGVNYLGPVNIARASVKYLMETHGHLLLYTSSSYTRGRADYSLYSSTKAAVVNLTQALADEWACQGVRVNCVNPERTATPMRLRAFGDEPAGTLLSPAAVARTSLDVLLSRLTGQVVDVRLSR, encoded by the coding sequence ATGATCGCGGAATCGCGTCTGCGCAGGGTGGGGGTCGTGCTGGCCGGCGGCGTCGGCCAGCGCGTGGGGCTGAACACCCCGAAACAGCTTCTGAAGATCGCCGGAAAGACGATCCTGGAGCACACCCTCGACGTGTTCGACGGCCATCCGGAGATCGACGAGGTGATCGTCGCGATGACCCCCGGCTTCGTCCCCGACGCCGAGGAGCTCGTCAGGCGGGGCGGCTACGCGAAGGTCTCCCGGGTGCTCGAAGGAGGCGCGAGCCGCACCGAGACGACCTGGCGGGCGCTGTCCGCGCTGGGCGAGCGGGAGTGCGACGTGCTGCTGCACGACGCGGTCCGGCCGCTCATCGAGCCGCGCGTCATCAGCGAGTGCGTGGCCGCCCTCGGCCGCTACGAGGCGGTCGAGGTGGCGATCCCGTCCTCCGACACGATCGTCGTGGCCGCCCCCGGCCCGCGCGGCGAGATCATCCGTGACATCCCCGACCGCTCCCGGCTGCGCCGCGGGCAGACCCCGCAGTGCTTCCGGCTGTCGGTGATCCGGGCGGCGTACGAGCGCGCCCTGGCCGACCCGGAGTTCCCCTCCCTGCCGACGACCGACGACTGCGGCGTGGTGCTGCGCTACCTGCCCGACGTGCCGATCTACATCGTGCCCGGCAGCGAGCGCAACATGAAGGTCACTCACCCGGTCGACGTCTACCTGGCCGACAAGCTCTTCCAGCTCGCCGAGAACACCGCGCCCGCGCTGACCGACGAGCAGTACCGCGCCGGGCTGGAGGGCCGCACCGTCGTGGTCTTCGGCGGTAGCTACGGCATCGGCGCGGACGTCGTCACGCTCGCCCGGGGGTACGGCGCGAGCGTCCACTCGTTCTCCCGCAGCGAGAACGGCGTGCGCGTCGAGGACGCCGCCGCCGTCGAGGACGCCCTCGCCCGCGTGTACGCCGCGACCGGCCGGATCGACCACGTCGTCAACACGGCGGGCGTGCTGCACATGGGCAGGCTCGGCGAGGCCGGGCAGCACACCATCGAGGAGACCATCGGCGTCAACTACCTCGGCCCGGTCAACATCGCCCGCGCCTCGGTGAAATACCTGATGGAGACCCACGGCCACCTGCTGCTCTACACGTCCTCGTCCTACACGCGCGGCCGCGCCGACTACAGCCTGTACTCCTCAACCAAGGCCGCCGTCGTCAACCTCACCCAGGCGCTCGCCGACGAGTGGGCCTGCCAGGGCGTCCGCGTCAACTGCGTCAACCCCGAGCGCACCGCCACCCCCATGCGGCTGCGCGCGTTCGGCGACGAACCCGCCGGAACGCTTCTCTCCCCCGCCGCCGTCGCCCGCACCAGCCTCGACGTGCTGCTGTCCCGTCTCACGGGACAGGTCGTGGACGTGCGGCTCAGCCGATGA
- a CDS encoding CDP-alcohol phosphatidyltransferase family protein, whose product MAVVLATSPAAGLPCSDGARSEGSLLERLVAQLLTLPVREVVIVVRSQDGWEGERRQIAAVGPGPEAADGRRPGPAGGREREIGSGPRHQICVSDGLAEDLRIVAKAARASTSPVAVLAADVVAHTDALALLLEHPARPTGAIVAGGDPAPLRPPVRTEWGRIVSAGTSFHEVEWANGTFRGVLQVGEAHLAGLADLAEELADLAQRRHLGRVGDTEVPELLLTGLTRAGVPVHAVTLGALHCGRVATRPAAERAVRELADVDEPRARLEAAVKSGDGCFTTFCVSSWSRHLIRPAVRLGLTPNSITGISVAFALIAAVWFSDGHRAGLVVGAVAFYLSFVLDCLDGQVARYTRRFSPLGGWLDAICDRIKEYVVYVGLVLGYTSGPGESWRIWALAVAALVLQTIRHMVDFAYAGALADRARAASLRAAAPRSMAVPWDEAPAAAAASGTGSVLALARRLDRGVAYWLKKTIVLPIGERTALICVTAALFDARVTFLALLGWGGVALAYTAAGRMARSFA is encoded by the coding sequence GTGGCGGTCGTCCTCGCGACCTCGCCGGCCGCCGGGCTGCCCTGCTCCGACGGCGCCAGGTCGGAGGGCAGCCTCCTGGAGCGGCTCGTCGCCCAGCTCCTCACCCTGCCGGTCCGCGAGGTGGTGATCGTGGTGAGAAGCCAGGACGGCTGGGAGGGCGAGCGAAGACAGATCGCGGCGGTCGGTCCGGGGCCGGAGGCCGCGGACGGGCGGCGGCCGGGCCCGGCGGGCGGGCGGGAACGGGAGATCGGGAGCGGTCCGCGGCACCAGATCTGCGTGAGCGACGGCCTCGCCGAGGACCTGCGGATCGTGGCCAAGGCGGCCCGCGCCTCGACCTCCCCGGTCGCCGTGCTGGCCGCCGACGTCGTCGCGCACACCGACGCGCTGGCCCTGCTGCTCGAACATCCCGCCCGCCCGACCGGCGCGATCGTCGCCGGCGGCGACCCGGCCCCGCTGCGGCCGCCCGTGCGGACGGAGTGGGGCCGTATCGTGTCGGCCGGCACCTCCTTCCACGAGGTCGAATGGGCCAACGGCACCTTCCGCGGCGTCCTCCAGGTCGGGGAGGCGCACCTCGCCGGGCTCGCCGACCTGGCCGAGGAGCTGGCCGACCTCGCCCAGCGCCGCCACCTCGGGCGGGTGGGCGACACCGAGGTGCCCGAGCTGCTGCTCACCGGGCTCACCCGGGCGGGCGTCCCGGTGCACGCCGTCACACTGGGCGCGCTGCACTGCGGGCGGGTCGCGACCCGCCCGGCCGCCGAGCGGGCGGTGCGCGAGCTCGCCGACGTCGACGAGCCGCGGGCCCGGCTGGAGGCCGCCGTGAAGAGCGGAGACGGTTGCTTCACGACCTTCTGCGTCAGCTCGTGGTCCCGCCACCTGATCCGGCCGGCCGTACGGCTCGGCCTGACGCCCAACTCGATCACCGGCATCTCGGTCGCGTTCGCGCTCATCGCGGCCGTCTGGTTCTCCGACGGGCACCGGGCGGGGCTCGTCGTGGGGGCCGTCGCGTTCTACCTGTCGTTCGTGCTCGACTGCCTGGACGGCCAGGTCGCGCGGTACACGCGCCGGTTCTCCCCGCTCGGCGGCTGGCTCGACGCCATCTGCGACCGGATCAAGGAGTACGTGGTCTACGTCGGGCTGGTGCTCGGCTACACCTCCGGCCCCGGGGAGTCCTGGCGGATCTGGGCCCTGGCCGTGGCCGCGCTGGTCCTGCAGACGATCCGGCACATGGTCGACTTCGCGTACGCCGGAGCGCTGGCCGACCGGGCGCGGGCGGCGAGCCTGCGGGCGGCGGCCCCGCGTTCGATGGCGGTGCCCTGGGACGAGGCCCCGGCGGCCGCCGCGGCCTCGGGCACCGGGTCGGTGCTGGCGCTGGCGCGGCGGCTCGACCGGGGTGTGGCCTACTGGCTGAAGAAGACGATCGTCCTGCCGATCGGGGAGCGGACCGCCCTGATCTGTGTCACGGCGGCGCTGTTCGACGCGCGGGTGACGTTCCTCGCGCTGCTCGGCTGGGGCGGGGTGGCGCTCGCCTACACGGCCGCCGGGCGGATGGCCAGGTCCTTCGCATGA
- a CDS encoding CDP-alcohol phosphatidyltransferase family protein, whose protein sequence is MSAPSVAELRAVAQPQTTMDRRSGEHWAGLLYMRRLSIYATWLLAKTPVTPNQVTGLMILCGVAAGAVLALPGLWAALAAALLIQVYLLLDCSDGELARWTGRTSITGVYLDRVGHYFAEAALLIGLGFRASETLPDWYTVMGVAAALGAILIKAETDLVDVARARSGLVATTEAAAQQFASPRLALARRAAAALRFHRVIQAVELSLIVVAAAVLDNWFSATRILMVACVVIAVVQLVLHLVSILASRRLS, encoded by the coding sequence ATGTCCGCGCCGTCGGTAGCTGAGCTTCGCGCGGTCGCCCAGCCGCAGACCACCATGGACCGCCGCAGCGGCGAGCACTGGGCAGGCCTGCTGTACATGCGGCGGCTGTCCATCTACGCCACCTGGCTGCTGGCCAAGACGCCCGTCACCCCCAACCAGGTCACCGGCCTGATGATTCTTTGCGGGGTGGCGGCGGGCGCCGTCCTCGCCCTGCCCGGGCTCTGGGCGGCGCTGGCCGCGGCCCTGCTGATCCAGGTCTACCTGCTGCTCGACTGCTCGGACGGCGAGCTGGCCCGCTGGACCGGCCGCACCTCGATCACCGGGGTCTACCTCGACCGGGTCGGGCACTACTTCGCCGAGGCGGCGCTGCTGATCGGCCTGGGCTTCCGGGCGTCGGAGACGCTGCCCGACTGGTACACGGTCATGGGCGTGGCGGCGGCGCTGGGCGCGATCCTGATCAAGGCGGAGACCGACCTGGTCGACGTGGCCCGCGCGCGGTCCGGCCTGGTCGCGACCACCGAGGCGGCGGCGCAGCAGTTCGCCTCACCGCGGCTCGCGCTGGCCCGCCGGGCGGCGGCGGCGCTGCGGTTCCACCGGGTGATCCAGGCCGTCGAGCTGTCGCTGATCGTCGTGGCCGCGGCGGTGCTGGACAACTGGTTCTCCGCCACCCGGATCCTCATGGTCGCCTGCGTCGTCATCGCCGTGGTCCAGCTCGTGCTGCACCTGGTCAGCATCCTCGCCTCCCGGCGGCTGTCGTGA
- a CDS encoding Uma2 family endonuclease translates to MDVSITDPGTPALAPVPGRPLPRTPRELFDALPPLPGLLVEVIDGRLVARRRDAPERARAAMLLFEAFLPLQDERRWQAWAGNVGVCLDGTHEPVVPDLVLAPSDCPRWERRELLSSGLVLVAEVVSKGSAEDDRGKKPAIYAKGGVPVFLLVDPLTTPASVTVYSDPKEGQYQVTSTVPFGREILVPHPIGCTLDTSVFEKVV, encoded by the coding sequence ATGGATGTGAGCATCACGGACCCCGGGACACCCGCTCTGGCGCCAGTGCCCGGCCGGCCTCTCCCCAGGACACCTCGGGAGCTGTTCGACGCGCTGCCCCCACTGCCCGGCCTGCTGGTCGAAGTCATCGACGGACGGCTGGTCGCGCGCCGGCGGGACGCGCCCGAACGCGCAAGGGCCGCGATGCTGTTGTTCGAGGCGTTCCTGCCGCTGCAGGACGAACGCCGATGGCAGGCGTGGGCGGGAAATGTGGGCGTGTGCCTCGACGGGACGCACGAACCGGTCGTACCCGATCTTGTGCTAGCACCGTCGGACTGCCCTCGTTGGGAGCGGCGCGAGCTGCTCTCATCGGGGCTGGTGCTGGTGGCCGAGGTGGTGTCGAAGGGGAGCGCGGAGGACGACCGGGGCAAGAAGCCGGCGATCTACGCCAAGGGTGGGGTCCCGGTGTTCCTGCTCGTGGATCCGCTGACGACGCCGGCGTCGGTCACGGTCTACAGCGACCCGAAGGAGGGGCAGTACCAGGTGACCTCGACGGTGCCGTTCGGGCGGGAGATCCTCGTCCCCCACCCGATCGGCTGCACGCTGGACACCTCAGTCTTCGAAAAGGTCGTCTAG
- a CDS encoding ion transporter: MGLPAHRERLRVLVETPAFQRVVIAVIALNAVTLGLETSPELADRHATAFLVVDRVIIAIFVVELLARISAHGKAFFRDPWNWFDLIIVGAALVPASESLSILRLFRFLRVLRLISVVPGMRRVVSALFTAIPGLASALVLLLLSLYMAAVIGEQLFREAAPKYFGDLGTSLFTMFTVLTVENWPQIAEDVMVKEPMAWIFFATFIVITAFFVLNLLIGVIVSAMEAEVNAARWEEDQALELEQHTAVMNEIRALNERIDRLTAALPASAAARAAPGDAPRAGPGEGPHAAAADAPRGALATEPEAVEPGDPPEEELCSYHRDS; this comes from the coding sequence GTGGGATTGCCGGCTCATCGCGAACGACTCCGCGTCCTCGTCGAAACGCCGGCCTTCCAACGGGTGGTCATCGCGGTCATCGCGCTGAACGCGGTGACGCTCGGGCTGGAGACGTCGCCCGAACTGGCCGACCGCCACGCCACGGCCTTCCTCGTGGTCGACCGGGTCATCATCGCGATCTTCGTCGTCGAGCTCCTCGCCCGGATCTCCGCGCACGGGAAGGCCTTCTTCCGCGACCCCTGGAACTGGTTCGACCTGATCATCGTGGGCGCCGCGCTCGTGCCGGCCTCGGAGTCGCTGTCGATCCTGCGGCTCTTCCGGTTCCTGCGCGTCCTGCGGCTGATCTCCGTGGTGCCGGGCATGCGGCGGGTCGTCTCCGCGCTGTTCACCGCGATTCCGGGTCTGGCCTCGGCGCTGGTCCTCCTGCTGCTGTCGCTCTACATGGCGGCCGTGATCGGCGAACAGCTCTTCCGCGAGGCGGCCCCGAAGTACTTCGGAGATCTCGGGACGTCGCTGTTCACCATGTTCACGGTGCTCACGGTCGAGAACTGGCCACAGATCGCCGAGGACGTGATGGTCAAGGAGCCGATGGCCTGGATCTTCTTCGCCACCTTCATCGTGATCACGGCGTTCTTCGTCCTCAACCTCCTCATCGGCGTGATCGTCTCCGCGATGGAGGCGGAGGTCAACGCCGCGCGGTGGGAGGAGGACCAGGCGCTGGAGCTGGAGCAGCACACGGCGGTGATGAACGAGATCCGGGCGCTGAACGAGAGGATCGACCGGCTGACGGCCGCCCTGCCCGCCTCCGCCGCCGCCCGCGCGGCCCCCGGTGACGCTCCTCGCGCGGGACCCGGCGAGGGCCCTCATGCGGCGGCCGCCGACGCCCCTCGCGGCGCGCTCGCCACCGAGCCCGAGGCCGTGGAACCCGGCGACCCACCGGAAGAGGAGCTCTGCTCCTACCACCGGGACTCATGA
- a CDS encoding DUF5941 domain-containing protein — MSRPAHDAARDTAHDAAREGSDVISVHMTPVPRSVVVAQRDDGPLSRAMGLLVAGQLPPLPPALAGAFVTAVLLVLGIAGADDFAVFAPAIALLLAGAGSAHRHDGRLDWLAPPILRLTEYGFVASAGFARSVPPVITFALLGAMAFHHYDIVYRVRQHVYPPPWLATAGLGWDGRMLVVALAGLLDMVAPAFVLLALYLWGLFGWESLTCWLAAPRTPDQAVEPAPQD, encoded by the coding sequence ATGAGCCGCCCCGCCCATGACGCCGCCCGCGACACTGCCCACGACGCCGCTCGGGAGGGCTCCGACGTGATCTCCGTCCACATGACCCCGGTGCCGCGCAGCGTCGTGGTCGCCCAGCGCGACGACGGCCCGCTGTCGCGGGCGATGGGGCTGCTCGTCGCCGGGCAGCTGCCGCCCCTGCCGCCCGCGCTCGCCGGAGCGTTCGTGACCGCCGTGCTGCTGGTCCTCGGCATCGCCGGGGCCGACGACTTCGCGGTCTTCGCGCCCGCGATCGCCCTGCTGCTCGCCGGGGCGGGCAGCGCGCACCGGCACGACGGGCGGCTCGACTGGCTGGCGCCCCCGATCCTGCGCCTGACGGAGTACGGCTTCGTCGCCTCCGCCGGGTTCGCCCGCTCGGTGCCGCCCGTGATCACCTTCGCGCTGCTCGGCGCGATGGCCTTCCACCACTACGACATCGTCTACCGGGTGCGTCAGCACGTGTATCCACCGCCGTGGCTGGCCACGGCGGGGCTCGGCTGGGACGGCCGAATGCTCGTCGTCGCCCTGGCCGGCCTGCTCGATATGGTGGCTCCCGCGTTCGTCCTGCTCGCGCTCTACCTGTGGGGACTGTTCGGCTGGGAGAGCCTGACCTGCTGGCTGGCCGCCCCCCGCACACCCGACCAGGCGGTGGAACCGGCTCCCCAGGATTAA
- a CDS encoding phosphocholine cytidylyltransferase family protein, which translates to MLGMVLAAGAGRRLRPYTDTLPKALVPVDGETTILDIALRNLAAVDLREVVVIVGYQAQAVRERQADLERRHGVSLTLVHNDKAEEWNNAYSLWCARDHFSRGALLVNGDTVHPESVERTLLAAEDTSDILLAVDDVKSLAEEEMKVTLEDGRLKRITKLMDPAEAYGEYIGATLIRPGAAERLADALRATFERDPQLYYEDGYQEMVRRGETISVAPIGKVDWVEVDNHDDLAKAREIACRY; encoded by the coding sequence TTGCTCGGAATGGTGCTGGCCGCCGGAGCCGGACGTCGCCTGCGGCCGTACACCGACACGCTGCCCAAGGCGCTGGTGCCGGTCGACGGTGAGACCACGATCCTCGACATCGCCCTGCGCAACCTGGCGGCCGTGGACCTGCGCGAGGTCGTCGTCATCGTCGGCTACCAGGCCCAGGCCGTACGGGAGCGCCAGGCCGACCTGGAGCGCCGCCACGGCGTGTCGCTGACGCTGGTGCACAACGACAAGGCCGAGGAGTGGAACAACGCCTACTCGCTGTGGTGCGCGCGTGACCACTTCTCGCGGGGCGCGCTGCTGGTCAACGGCGACACCGTCCACCCGGAGTCGGTGGAGCGGACCCTGCTGGCCGCCGAGGACACCTCCGACATCCTGCTCGCCGTGGACGACGTGAAGTCCCTGGCCGAGGAGGAGATGAAGGTCACACTGGAGGACGGCCGGCTGAAGCGGATCACCAAGCTGATGGACCCCGCCGAGGCGTACGGCGAGTACATCGGCGCCACGCTGATCCGGCCCGGCGCGGCCGAGCGGCTGGCCGACGCGTTGCGGGCCACCTTCGAGCGGGACCCGCAGCTCTACTACGAGGACGGCTACCAGGAGATGGTCCGGCGCGGCGAGACCATCTCCGTGGCGCCGATCGGGAAGGTCGACTGGGTCGAGGTGGACAACCACGACGACCTCGCGAAGGCCCGTGAGATCGCGTGCCGTTACTGA
- a CDS encoding glycosyltransferase family 2 protein has protein sequence MKISCVILTMGNRIAELDRAVESALTQTDGDIEVVVVGNGADVPELTAAPPPGTSATIKTVRLEHNAGIPEGRNRGVQECSGDIVLFLDDDGWYANSKVAAHVRERFTHEPDLAVISFRVMDPEGGLVQRRHVPRLRAGDPERSSPVTTFLGGACAIRKSAFLQVGGLPERFFYAHEETDLAWRLLGEGYRIEYDAETVMYHPLVLPSRHTHFYRLNARNRVWLARRNLPWPLATLYLLNWMVLTLVRERSLPAVRAWFGGFVEGVREPAGERRPMAWRTAWRMLRLGRPPIV, from the coding sequence GTGAAGATCTCCTGTGTCATCCTCACCATGGGCAACAGGATCGCCGAGCTCGACCGGGCGGTGGAGTCCGCGCTCACGCAGACCGACGGCGACATCGAGGTGGTCGTCGTCGGGAACGGCGCCGACGTCCCGGAGCTGACCGCCGCGCCGCCGCCGGGCACCTCGGCGACGATCAAGACCGTCCGGCTGGAGCACAACGCGGGCATTCCCGAGGGGCGCAACCGGGGCGTGCAGGAGTGCTCCGGCGACATCGTCCTGTTCCTCGACGACGACGGCTGGTACGCCAACTCCAAGGTGGCCGCGCACGTCCGCGAGCGGTTCACGCACGAGCCCGACCTCGCGGTGATCTCCTTCCGGGTGATGGACCCCGAGGGCGGCCTGGTGCAGCGGCGCCACGTTCCCCGCCTGCGGGCCGGAGACCCCGAGCGCTCCTCTCCGGTGACGACCTTCCTGGGCGGCGCCTGCGCCATCCGCAAGTCGGCGTTCCTCCAGGTCGGCGGGTTGCCCGAGCGGTTCTTCTACGCCCACGAGGAGACCGACCTGGCCTGGCGGCTACTCGGCGAGGGCTACCGCATCGAGTACGACGCCGAGACGGTGATGTACCACCCGCTGGTGCTGCCGAGCCGGCACACGCACTTCTACCGCCTGAACGCCCGCAACCGGGTGTGGCTGGCCCGCCGCAACCTGCCGTGGCCGCTCGCCACGCTCTACCTGCTCAACTGGATGGTGCTCACGCTCGTGCGGGAGCGGTCGCTGCCCGCCGTCAGGGCGTGGTTCGGCGGGTTCGTGGAAGGGGTGCGTGAGCCGGCGGGCGAGCGCCGCCCGATGGCCTGGCGCACCGCCTGGCGCATGCTCCGCCTCGGCCGCCCTCCCATCGTCTGA
- a CDS encoding CDP-glycerol glycerophosphotransferase family protein — protein sequence MGGNIRGRIASEARRTPFARRLALAAGGRRGLRRLAGGRRGLLTALTLASYPALLAAAVWPLPATFAVLAPLSYAAEAALPGRAAAALSRAHLGATVRFLARETAAVVLLARLAPGRPWWYAALATGLFLFHGVRAAQTWLACRLDRVHHQMPVVTRNIRLAAPPIPPAPPRALLAWRGTRPLYLDALAIVPAAALAPSGLGWAGAAGAAAAVALEAVVTAALLVHTRRAAHLGDRRRVLSAVDEWVAAYRPEIVMYFSGPATAAYQATMWLGTLERIRPRTLVVLRERSLAAALGPTTLPVVCIPSSVDLMNFRALDGVRVALFPANVGNNIHMLRVPGVRSVFIGHGDSDKEASFNPYTKVYDEVWVAGPAGRDRYLRAQVGVRDEAVEEVGRPQLAGIRRTGPYAEGTAPYRTVLYAPTWEGWSDDVFHSSLDAMGPAIVRALLEQPVRVIYKPHPLTGHRSPAARTAHRRIMALLGERTGIPHVAVTGREPSLYDCFNEADVLISDISSVVSDFVASGKPYVVTNVAALPGDRFRERYPAAGAAYLLGPGLAELPGILRRLDAPGEDEMAGARRALRGYLLGPDHPDPLARFEEAVRRAAARAGERARFLGLEALAPSAHD from the coding sequence ATGGGGGGAAACATCAGGGGGCGCATCGCCTCCGAGGCGCGGCGCACGCCGTTCGCACGCCGCCTGGCCCTGGCCGCCGGGGGGCGCCGGGGCCTGCGCAGGCTGGCCGGGGGACGCAGAGGACTGCTCACGGCGCTGACGCTCGCGTCGTACCCGGCCCTGCTCGCGGCGGCCGTCTGGCCGTTGCCCGCGACCTTCGCGGTGCTGGCGCCGCTGTCGTACGCCGCGGAGGCGGCGCTGCCGGGCCGGGCGGCGGCGGCGCTGAGCCGGGCCCATCTGGGCGCGACGGTCCGCTTCCTCGCGCGGGAGACCGCCGCCGTGGTGCTGCTGGCGCGGCTGGCGCCGGGACGGCCGTGGTGGTACGCCGCGCTGGCGACGGGGCTGTTCCTGTTCCACGGCGTGCGGGCCGCGCAGACCTGGCTCGCCTGCCGGCTCGACCGCGTCCACCACCAGATGCCGGTGGTGACGCGCAACATCCGTCTGGCCGCGCCGCCGATCCCGCCCGCGCCGCCCCGCGCGCTGCTCGCCTGGCGCGGCACCCGCCCGCTCTACCTCGACGCGCTGGCGATCGTGCCGGCGGCGGCCCTCGCGCCGTCCGGCCTCGGCTGGGCGGGCGCCGCGGGCGCCGCCGCGGCCGTGGCGCTGGAGGCCGTCGTCACCGCCGCGCTGCTGGTCCACACCCGGCGGGCCGCCCACCTGGGCGACCGGCGGCGCGTCCTGTCGGCCGTGGACGAGTGGGTCGCCGCCTACCGGCCCGAGATCGTCATGTACTTCTCCGGCCCGGCCACAGCCGCCTACCAGGCCACGATGTGGCTGGGCACGCTGGAGCGGATCAGGCCGAGGACGCTGGTGGTGCTGCGCGAGCGGTCGCTCGCCGCGGCCCTCGGCCCGACGACGCTGCCGGTGGTGTGCATCCCCTCGTCGGTGGACCTCATGAACTTCCGCGCGCTGGACGGCGTCCGGGTCGCGCTGTTTCCCGCCAACGTCGGCAACAACATCCACATGCTGCGGGTGCCGGGCGTCCGCAGCGTGTTCATCGGCCACGGCGACAGCGACAAGGAGGCGTCGTTCAATCCGTACACGAAGGTGTACGACGAGGTCTGGGTGGCCGGGCCCGCCGGGCGCGACCGTTACCTGCGCGCCCAGGTGGGCGTGCGGGACGAGGCCGTCGAGGAGGTGGGCCGCCCGCAGCTCGCCGGGATCCGGCGCACCGGCCCGTACGCCGAGGGCACGGCGCCGTACCGGACCGTCCTGTACGCGCCGACGTGGGAGGGGTGGAGCGACGACGTGTTCCACAGCTCGCTCGACGCGATGGGGCCCGCGATCGTGCGCGCGCTGCTGGAGCAGCCGGTGCGGGTGATCTACAAGCCCCACCCGCTGACCGGCCACCGCTCCCCGGCGGCCCGGACGGCCCACCGGCGGATCATGGCGCTGCTGGGCGAGCGGACCGGCATCCCCCACGTGGCCGTGACCGGCCGGGAGCCGTCGCTGTACGACTGCTTCAACGAGGCCGACGTGCTGATCTCCGACATCTCCAGCGTGGTTTCGGACTTCGTCGCCAGCGGCAAGCCGTACGTCGTGACGAACGTGGCCGCCCTGCCGGGGGACCGCTTCCGCGAGCGCTACCCGGCCGCCGGGGCGGCCTATCTGCTCGGCCCCGGCCTTGCGGAGCTGCCGGGCATCCTGCGCCGCCTGGACGCCCCGGGAGAGGACGAGATGGCCGGCGCCCGCCGCGCCCTGCGGGGCTACCTGCTCGGCCCCGATCATCCGGACCCGCTGGCCCGCTTCGAGGAGGCCGTACGGCGGGCCGCCGCCCGCGCCGGGGAACGCGCCCGCTTCCTCGGCCTCGAAGCCCTCGCCCCGTCCGCCCATGACTGA
- a CDS encoding iron-containing alcohol dehydrogenase family protein, which yields MLPAPLTMEVRRGAIAQLGTLLADSRVATSGQVAVAVGPNQGDRITEVITPSLGDAKVFRVADGTVDAAIALGADLRKGAFEAVVGIGGGKTIDATKYAASLAGIPMVAVATNLSHDGICSPVASLVHDGGKPSFGVPMPLAIMVDLDFVHDAPPSLVSAGVGDVVSNLSAIEDWQLSRAERGEPVDGVAVAMARTAAEAVLGRSDSIESDAFLTVLAEALILSGMSMVIAGSSRPASGGDHEIMHAVDQLFPGTANHGELAGVGAAFCFFLREDSHRLGQITGCLRQHRLPVTPGDVGLTHEQFTEAVLLAPSTRPGRYTILEHLRLSEPEVRARVEDYVRAVGS from the coding sequence ATGCTCCCCGCCCCCCTCACGATGGAGGTGCGGCGGGGCGCGATCGCGCAACTCGGCACCCTGCTGGCCGACAGCCGGGTGGCCACCTCCGGGCAGGTCGCGGTCGCGGTCGGCCCGAACCAGGGGGACCGGATCACCGAGGTCATCACGCCGTCGCTCGGTGACGCCAAGGTCTTCCGGGTCGCCGATGGAACGGTCGACGCGGCCATCGCGCTCGGCGCCGACCTGCGCAAGGGCGCGTTCGAGGCGGTCGTCGGGATCGGCGGCGGCAAGACGATCGACGCCACCAAGTACGCCGCCTCGCTCGCCGGGATCCCGATGGTCGCGGTGGCCACCAACCTCTCGCACGACGGCATCTGCTCGCCGGTGGCCTCCCTCGTCCACGACGGGGGCAAGCCGTCGTTCGGCGTGCCGATGCCGCTGGCGATCATGGTGGACCTCGACTTCGTCCACGACGCGCCGCCGTCCCTGGTGAGCGCCGGGGTCGGCGACGTGGTGAGCAACCTGTCGGCGATCGAGGACTGGCAGCTGAGCCGGGCCGAGCGCGGCGAACCCGTCGACGGGGTGGCGGTCGCCATGGCCCGTACGGCGGCGGAGGCGGTGCTGGGCAGGTCGGACTCCATCGAGTCGGACGCGTTCCTGACCGTGCTCGCCGAGGCGCTGATCCTGTCGGGCATGTCGATGGTCATCGCGGGGTCGAGCCGTCCGGCGAGTGGCGGAGATCATGAGATCATGCATGCCGTGGACCAGCTCTTCCCCGGGACCGCCAATCACGGCGAGCTGGCCGGCGTCGGCGCGGCCTTCTGCTTCTTCCTCCGGGAGGACTCCCACCGGCTCGGCCAGATCACCGGCTGCCTGCGGCAGCACCGGCTGCCCGTCACACCGGGCGACGTCGGCCTGACGCACGAGCAGTTCACCGAGGCCGTCCTGCTGGCCCCGAGCACGCGGCCCGGCCGCTACACCATCCTTGAGCACCTCCGGCTGTCGGAGCCCGAGGTCCGCGCGAGAGTTGAGGACTATGTCCGCGCCGTCGGTAGCTGA